The Juglans microcarpa x Juglans regia isolate MS1-56 chromosome 8D, Jm3101_v1.0, whole genome shotgun sequence genomic sequence TCAGTGGGAAAAGGGGAACTTGTATTTGTTTGGGATTCTGGGTCAATAATGATGATTTCATCACTGAATTTGTGCATGAAGGTTAGATCCTTGTTATCCTATCATTAATACGGAGGAagcataaatattttgaaacaaaGGGGTAGTTAGGGAAATTCTTATCTAAAGTAATTGAGATTTGGGGTCTTAACAGCATGATTCCTGTGTTGTTATAGTGTCTTGTTTGAACGATATGATAGCAGCAAGCAACAGTGCTTCTCTTTTGAATTTGATCACtgcaatattcataaaaaaaaaaaaaaaaaaaagagaaaatgatcaCTACAGTTAAGCTCTTTTGTACATTTCCAGTTTTGATTGGCGTTGGATCTTGATACGTGCAATTAGAATCGGGCATGGATCACAAAGAAAACACGTGGACGAAGTCTTTTTCCTCTGGAAATGAATTACTGAAGAATATCTCCACAGGTCAACCATCTTTTCCCAACTTCGATTCCCAGCAATCTCAGGAGAAATGGGAGGATCCCTCCATGTTAGATTACAGCACCAGGATTGAACCACCTATCAAAGAGTTCAAGCAACATTCTGAAACCCAATCTTCACTTCCTTGCAACCCCAATAATCAAGTTAAGCTTCCAGTCCAAGAAGATGGTCAGATGAATGGATCACTCCAATCAAGTAAAATCCAAGACTGGGACCCAAGAGCAATGCTAAACAATCTCTCCTTCCTGGAACAAAAGATCCATCAGCTTCAGGATTTAGTGCACTTGATTGTTGGTAGAAGAGGCCAAGTATTTGAGCGGCCAGATGAACTTGCTGCTCAGCAACAGCAGCTCATCACTGCTGATCTTACTTCAATTATTGTTCAATTGATCTCTACTGCAGGAAGCCTTCTCCCATCTGTGAAGCATAATACCCTTTCCAGTACCACTACTGTCGGACAGCTAGGTGGGGTTTACTTGCCTTCCATGGTGGACCTGAATGGTGGCTTTCAGGTGCAGGACAATGGTGAAAGCAAAGTTTCTGATCAGTCAAACCCGATTGATTTAGCTGGTAATATTGGGAATGAACAAATTTATCATATTGAAGAACATGAatcaaaagatgaagaagatgccGATGAAGGAGAGAACCTTCCACCTGGTTCCTATGAGATCTTACAgttagaaaaagaagaaatcctTGCACCTCACACCCACTTCTG encodes the following:
- the LOC121242943 gene encoding protein SENSITIVE TO PROTON RHIZOTOXICITY 1 isoform X1; amino-acid sequence: MDHKENTWTKSFSSGNELLKNISTGQPSFPNFDSQQSQEKWEDPSMLDYSTRIEPPIKEFKQHSETQSSLPCNPNNQVKLPVQEDGQMNGSLQSSKIQDWDPRAMLNNLSFLEQKIHQLQDLVHLIVGRRGQVFERPDELAAQQQQLITADLTSIIVQLISTAGSLLPSVKHNTLSSTTTVGQLGGVYLPSMVDLNGGFQVQDNGESKVSDQSNPIDLAGNIGNEQIYHIEEHESKDEEDADEGENLPPGSYEILQLEKEEILAPHTHFCTICGKGFKRDANLRMHMRGHGDEYKTPAALAKPNKESSSEPILLKRYSCPYAGCKRNKDHKKFQPLKTILCVKNHYKRTHCDKSYTCSRCNAKKFSVIADLKTHEKHCGKDKWLCSCGTTFSRKDKLFGHIALFQGHTPAISIDEIKGQSGPPDRGEGNESINKVRSINFNFSSGAPSGSEVQNAVDVKAGIEDPASYFSPLNFDTCNFGGFHEFPRPPFEDSESSFSFFTPGSSSNYTVPGSCNYTKKTGGESSSNNLE